From a single Rhizobium lusitanum genomic region:
- a CDS encoding LysR family transcriptional regulator: MDISQLPLNALRVFEASARHGSFTRAGMELRVTQTAISHQVKALEDVLGITLFKRLPRGLALTDEGHALLPVLTDAFRRMSATLSQLEEGNFDEILTVGVVGTFAIGWLLPRLSSFKAEHPHVDLRLKTNNNRADMVLDGLDFFLRFGDGAWHGTEAIHLMDAPLSPVCTPALSEGLRTPTDLAGMDLLRSYRIDEWLLWFRAAGAAPPNLRGWMFDSSLTLVEAAARGVGVALVPVAMFSHEIETGRIVQPFPITVLTGSYWLTRLKSRAETASMKAFRQWLMTEMEDQP, encoded by the coding sequence ATGGACATCTCGCAGCTACCGCTGAACGCCCTGCGCGTCTTCGAAGCCTCGGCGCGGCATGGCAGCTTCACGCGGGCCGGCATGGAACTTCGGGTCACGCAGACGGCCATCAGCCATCAGGTCAAGGCGCTTGAAGACGTCCTGGGCATCACCCTGTTCAAGCGCCTCCCGCGCGGCCTCGCGCTGACCGACGAGGGACATGCGTTGCTGCCGGTGCTGACCGATGCGTTTCGCCGCATGAGCGCGACGCTCAGCCAGCTCGAGGAAGGAAACTTCGACGAGATATTGACCGTCGGCGTGGTCGGCACCTTCGCAATCGGCTGGCTCCTGCCACGCCTCTCCTCGTTCAAGGCGGAGCATCCCCATGTCGATCTGCGCCTCAAGACCAACAACAATCGCGCCGACATGGTACTCGACGGCCTCGATTTCTTCCTCCGGTTCGGCGACGGCGCATGGCATGGAACGGAAGCAATCCACCTAATGGATGCCCCCCTTTCTCCGGTGTGCACACCAGCATTGAGCGAAGGGCTTCGCACGCCGACGGACCTGGCCGGCATGGACCTGTTGCGATCATACCGGATCGATGAATGGCTCCTCTGGTTCAGGGCGGCGGGGGCAGCGCCACCCAATCTTCGCGGCTGGATGTTCGATTCGTCGCTGACGCTGGTGGAAGCCGCGGCACGCGGTGTGGGCGTGGCACTCGTCCCCGTTGCCATGTTCTCTCACGAGATCGAAACCGGCCGCATCGTCCAGCCGTTTCCCATCACGGTGCTGACCGGCAGTTATTGGCTGACGCGGCTGAAATCCCGCGCGGAAACCGCTTCCATGAAGGCATTCCGGCAATGGCTGATGACGGAAATGGAAGACCAGCCATAG
- a CDS encoding GNAT family N-acetyltransferase — MTERVWRTKRLLLRVPVETDVDFVAALFSRPELVAHRPDPTPDTPEESGRRLARDMDHWRSHGFGRWAVEADGGLIGFGGVTVSKEFEGLNLSYHLHPDSWGRGYATELVRQVLDFAFNDLHAERVIGLVRPINLASRNVLEKCGFSLEREVMLHGAPTNLFALTAQRQR; from the coding sequence ATGACTGAGCGGGTTTGGCGCACAAAGCGTCTGCTTTTGCGGGTACCGGTGGAGACGGACGTCGATTTCGTCGCCGCGCTTTTTTCCCGGCCGGAGCTCGTCGCGCATCGGCCCGACCCGACGCCAGATACGCCGGAGGAGAGTGGCCGGCGCCTTGCGCGCGATATGGATCATTGGCGCAGCCACGGATTCGGACGCTGGGCTGTGGAAGCGGATGGCGGGCTGATTGGGTTCGGCGGCGTGACCGTGTCGAAGGAGTTCGAGGGTCTCAATCTCTCCTATCATCTGCATCCGGATAGCTGGGGCAGGGGCTATGCGACCGAACTGGTGCGGCAGGTTTTGGACTTTGCGTTCAATGACTTGCATGCCGAGCGGGTGATCGGGCTTGTCCGCCCCATCAATCTCGCCTCGCGCAACGTGCTGGAAAAATGCGGCTTCTCCCTGGAGCGCGAGGTCATGCTGCATGGCGCACCGACCAATCTTTTTGCGCTCACCGCGCAGCGCCAAAGATAA
- the pyrE gene encoding orotate phosphoribosyltransferase, with protein MSDDLLGTDINAIARIHGTFTLRSGQISTEYFDKYRFESDPALLRRIARRMLQLLPSDTQVLAGLELGGVPIATAMSLESGLPAAFIRKEAKSYGTCKAVEGLDIKGKKVTFIEDVITTGGAVVDAAKLVNAEGAEILAVICAIWRGKGEPSLPGLPDLRVFPALLASELR; from the coding sequence ATGAGCGACGACTTGCTGGGCACTGATATCAATGCGATTGCGCGAATTCATGGGACTTTCACGCTGCGATCCGGTCAAATCTCAACCGAGTATTTCGACAAGTACCGATTCGAGTCCGACCCCGCTCTGCTGCGCCGCATAGCGCGACGCATGTTGCAGCTCTTGCCGAGCGATACGCAGGTTTTGGCCGGGCTGGAACTCGGCGGTGTCCCGATTGCCACGGCAATGTCGCTGGAAAGCGGGTTGCCAGCCGCATTCATCCGCAAGGAAGCAAAGAGCTACGGCACATGCAAGGCCGTCGAAGGCCTGGATATCAAGGGTAAGAAGGTCACGTTCATAGAAGACGTGATCACCACGGGCGGCGCGGTTGTCGACGCGGCAAAGCTGGTCAATGCCGAAGGGGCTGAAATCCTCGCTGTCATCTGCGCCATCTGGCGGGGGAAAGGCGAACCCTCTCTCCCCGGACTGCCGGACCTGCGCGTCTTTCCGGCGCTACTGGCATCCGAATTGCGATAG
- a CDS encoding LysR family transcriptional regulator, with protein sequence MMNDATLRKIDLNLLLAFSVLMQERNVSRAAERLLLGQPGLSAALRRLRETLDDELFVRVGRGLQPTARALSIAPAIEDALSGIERAIRPAAAFDPASWQGEFRIGMCDNLESAFFGPLAARLRSLAPNARLTGVAFDKREAARLLDEGAYDFSISVHEEPASWHIRAPLFDQASACIYDPRHIKLGAPLGLEDFASADHITVSLEGNALNNVDLALARVGYRRRVVATVPRYSALPLALRAMPAVATIPESIARCMAQLHDLTVSEMPLDLEADPVTMLYRRVDQADSRAVWFRRLFVEIVADALRESGCHMDVSRAACCYEPAPLAEAV encoded by the coding sequence ATGATGAATGATGCCACACTTCGAAAAATCGATCTCAATCTGCTGCTCGCCTTTTCCGTGCTCATGCAGGAACGGAATGTGAGCCGTGCTGCCGAACGCCTGTTGCTTGGCCAGCCGGGCCTCTCCGCAGCACTGCGACGGTTGCGCGAGACGCTTGACGATGAATTGTTCGTGCGCGTCGGGCGCGGCTTGCAGCCGACGGCGCGGGCGCTGTCCATTGCGCCTGCCATCGAGGATGCGCTTTCGGGTATTGAGCGTGCCATCCGGCCAGCGGCGGCCTTCGACCCTGCAAGCTGGCAGGGCGAGTTTCGCATCGGCATGTGCGACAATCTCGAATCGGCTTTCTTCGGTCCGCTGGCGGCGCGATTGCGCAGCCTTGCACCGAACGCGCGCTTGACCGGCGTGGCCTTCGACAAGCGCGAAGCTGCGCGTCTGCTGGACGAAGGGGCCTATGATTTCAGTATCTCAGTGCATGAGGAGCCGGCATCCTGGCACATTCGCGCACCGTTGTTCGATCAGGCTTCGGCCTGCATCTACGATCCACGGCATATCAAGTTAGGTGCGCCGCTTGGGCTTGAGGATTTTGCGAGCGCCGACCACATTACCGTGTCCCTGGAAGGGAACGCGCTGAACAACGTCGATCTCGCTCTCGCACGCGTCGGGTATCGCCGTCGGGTTGTTGCGACCGTGCCGCGCTATTCTGCCTTGCCGCTGGCGCTTCGAGCCATGCCGGCTGTCGCGACAATACCGGAATCGATCGCCCGCTGTATGGCGCAACTGCATGACCTGACCGTTTCGGAAATGCCCCTCGACCTGGAGGCCGATCCGGTGACGATGCTCTATCGCCGCGTTGATCAGGCCGATAGCAGGGCTGTGTGGTTCCGCCGGCTCTTCGTTGAGATCGTGGCGGACGCACTTCGGGAATCGGGATGCCACATGGACGTTTCCAGAGCCGCCTGCTGCTATGAACCGGCGCCCTTGGCCGAAGCCGTTTAA
- a CDS encoding MFS transporter → MINSQSQRGAGLALLLLCAANFLDAMDVSTIGVALPAIQTELGMQATSLQWAVSAYVLGYGGFLLLGGRVADLFGHRRVFLWSLAVFAAASIAGGFVDSAPTLIAARLIKGIAAAFTAPAALALLLSVFGEGTSRAKALGVFSSTGAAGFVLGMVLGGAATLFSWRATLVMGAPVALLTLAIAPFVLPADRPRTGSKARFDWAGALTITPGLLLFVFGVTNAAVDGWQAFATWGSLVAALVLILLFLLVESRHSDPMVPLAMFRRAKLSHANAIAALFQGSYVGFQFIATLYYQTVVGWSAFATGFSFALGGVCVMFLAPRFATIGQNRGTTGLMTLGVGLQAISYIFWVISVGHIDPILLVAVSQILLGVGYAMTYPSVQVAALADVEDDKLGLASGMLFASFQIGGGIVLAAASAVFSAAPQFGWNPYVAGTAFVAILATAIIVLAALGPRTATSRPDAYQAAE, encoded by the coding sequence ATGATTAATTCGCAATCACAACGTGGGGCCGGGCTGGCATTATTGCTGCTTTGCGCCGCCAACTTTCTCGATGCCATGGATGTCTCCACCATTGGCGTGGCCCTGCCCGCCATCCAGACCGAACTCGGCATGCAGGCGACATCGCTGCAATGGGCCGTCAGCGCCTATGTGCTCGGCTATGGCGGCTTTCTGCTGCTCGGCGGGCGCGTTGCCGATCTTTTCGGCCACCGCCGCGTCTTCCTCTGGTCGCTCGCCGTTTTCGCTGCCGCCAGTATCGCCGGCGGCTTCGTCGATAGCGCGCCGACCCTGATCGCCGCCCGGCTGATCAAAGGCATAGCCGCCGCCTTCACCGCGCCGGCCGCCCTCGCTTTGTTGCTGTCCGTGTTCGGAGAAGGAACCAGCCGCGCCAAGGCGCTCGGCGTGTTCTCCTCCACGGGTGCAGCCGGCTTCGTGCTCGGCATGGTGCTGGGTGGTGCTGCAACCCTCTTCAGCTGGCGGGCGACGCTGGTCATGGGCGCGCCTGTCGCCCTCCTCACGCTGGCGATCGCTCCCTTCGTCCTGCCCGCCGACCGCCCGCGGACCGGATCAAAAGCCCGCTTCGACTGGGCCGGCGCACTGACGATCACGCCGGGCCTGCTGCTCTTCGTCTTCGGCGTTACCAATGCTGCAGTCGACGGCTGGCAGGCGTTTGCAACCTGGGGGTCACTGGTGGCAGCCCTCGTGCTGATCCTGCTCTTCCTGCTGGTCGAGTCACGTCATAGCGATCCGATGGTGCCCCTTGCCATGTTCCGGCGCGCCAAGCTCAGCCATGCCAACGCCATCGCCGCCCTTTTCCAGGGCTCCTATGTCGGCTTCCAGTTCATCGCTACGCTTTATTACCAGACCGTCGTCGGCTGGTCGGCCTTCGCCACCGGCTTCTCTTTTGCCCTCGGCGGCGTCTGCGTGATGTTCCTGGCGCCGCGATTTGCGACGATCGGCCAGAACCGGGGCACGACCGGGCTGATGACGCTCGGCGTCGGCCTGCAGGCCATCAGCTATATCTTCTGGGTGATCTCGGTCGGGCATATCGATCCGATCCTGCTCGTCGCCGTCTCCCAGATCTTGCTCGGCGTCGGCTATGCCATGACCTATCCCTCGGTGCAGGTAGCAGCCCTTGCCGATGTCGAAGACGACAAGTTGGGCTTGGCCTCTGGCATGCTCTTCGCCTCCTTCCAGATTGGTGGCGGCATCGTGCTGGCGGCAGCCTCAGCCGTCTTCAGTGCGGCTCCTCAGTTCGGCTGGAACCCCTATGTCGCCGGCACCGCCTTCGTTGCGATCCTCGCAACCGCGATCATCGTGCTGGCCGCCCTCGGGCCAAGAACGGCAACATCGCGTCCGGATGCCTACCAGGCCGCTGAATAG
- a CDS encoding RNA polymerase sigma factor encodes MTAANSHRTILAVWRIEQPRLITSLARMLRDVPLAEDLTQEALVAALERWPETGVPERPGAWLMATAKRRALDHLRRRQMLDRKHEMIALDMEEEQQAMPDLDAALDDDIGDELLRLVFTACHPLISREARVALALRMICGLTTEEIARAFLLPEATIAQRIVRAKRTLSESGLAYETPRGEELAQRLASVLEVVYLIFNEGYTAARGEDWLRPQLCNEALRMGRVLTSVAPNEPEAHALLALMELNASRTAARTDADGEPILLLEQNRALWDQLQIRRGLRALAHARDLGGAGGAYALQAAIVACHAEAHTADVTNWSRIAGLYGELAAVVPSPIVELNRAVALGMVEGPEAGLEIMDQLAHEPALKAYHLVQSVRGDLLHKLARFEEARSAFEEAATLAGNQRERDLLSRRAAEAAALSSQK; translated from the coding sequence ATGACGGCCGCCAATTCCCATCGCACGATCCTGGCCGTCTGGCGGATCGAGCAACCGAGGCTGATCACTAGCCTCGCGAGGATGCTGCGCGACGTGCCTCTTGCCGAAGACCTGACGCAGGAGGCGCTGGTCGCTGCCCTCGAACGATGGCCGGAAACCGGCGTTCCGGAAAGGCCGGGCGCATGGCTGATGGCGACCGCCAAGCGCCGGGCGCTCGATCATCTGCGCCGCCGCCAGATGCTTGATCGCAAGCATGAGATGATCGCCCTGGATATGGAAGAGGAGCAGCAGGCCATGCCCGATCTGGACGCCGCCCTCGACGACGATATAGGCGACGAACTGCTTCGTCTCGTTTTCACTGCCTGTCATCCGCTGATCTCGCGTGAGGCCCGCGTTGCCTTAGCGTTGCGGATGATCTGCGGTCTGACGACCGAGGAGATTGCCAGGGCTTTCCTACTGCCCGAGGCGACGATCGCCCAGCGTATCGTCCGCGCCAAACGAACCCTTTCGGAATCGGGGCTGGCCTACGAGACACCGCGCGGCGAGGAGCTTGCGCAACGGCTCGCATCCGTGCTGGAGGTCGTCTATCTGATTTTTAACGAGGGCTATACTGCTGCGCGTGGCGAGGACTGGCTGAGGCCACAGCTCTGCAACGAGGCGCTGCGCATGGGCCGCGTGCTGACCTCCGTCGCACCGAATGAGCCCGAAGCACACGCCTTGCTGGCGCTAATGGAGTTGAATGCCTCTCGCACCGCGGCACGCACGGACGCTGACGGCGAGCCGATCCTTCTGTTGGAGCAGAACCGGGCCCTGTGGGATCAGTTGCAGATCCGGCGAGGTCTGCGGGCACTTGCACACGCACGCGACCTTGGAGGGGCTGGCGGCGCTTACGCATTGCAGGCGGCAATCGTCGCTTGCCACGCGGAGGCCCATACAGCCGATGTGACCAACTGGTCCCGTATCGCCGGGTTATATGGGGAGCTGGCGGCGGTCGTGCCGTCGCCGATTGTCGAGCTAAATCGCGCGGTCGCTCTGGGCATGGTGGAGGGGCCGGAGGCTGGGCTGGAGATCATGGACCAGCTTGCCCATGAGCCGGCGCTGAAAGCGTATCATCTGGTGCAGAGCGTTCGCGGCGATCTGCTTCACAAGCTTGCTCGCTTCGAGGAGGCGAGGTCCGCCTTCGAGGAAGCCGCCACGCTTGCCGGAAACCAGCGTGAGCGAGATCTGCTGAGCCGCCGCGCGGCCGAGGCGGCTGCGTTATCATCGCAAAAGTAG
- a CDS encoding YciI family protein: MSIITSADVGIPTPELMEAMGKLADREIKAGRMIDTGGLMPMATGARVSIKGGKLNVLDGPFVEAKEVIGGYAISEFQNKEEAVALAVEFMQLHIDFMPGWEGTCEVRPFFTSDMEGACDPHAVAVA; the protein is encoded by the coding sequence ATGTCTATTATTACGTCCGCTGATGTTGGTATCCCGACGCCGGAACTCATGGAGGCCATGGGCAAGCTTGCCGATCGTGAGATCAAGGCCGGCCGGATGATCGATACCGGCGGACTGATGCCTATGGCCACGGGTGCCCGCGTCAGCATCAAGGGCGGGAAGCTCAACGTGCTCGATGGTCCATTCGTCGAAGCCAAGGAAGTTATTGGCGGCTACGCGATCTCCGAATTTCAGAACAAGGAAGAGGCGGTAGCGCTGGCAGTCGAGTTCATGCAGCTTCACATAGATTTCATGCCGGGTTGGGAGGGCACATGCGAGGTTCGCCCATTCTTCACGTCCGATATGGAGGGCGCGTGCGACCCGCACGCGGTTGCAGTCGCTTGA
- a CDS encoding VOC family protein, whose protein sequence is MFDHVSIGVKSLERSQQFYDAAIAPLGYERLTNFDGTVGYGAERAQFWVSQVERPVPADRDSGLHFCFVAPSRESVDAFHAAALAQGGEDNGKPGIRPDYSQFYYAAFVIDPDGYRLEAYFQTGV, encoded by the coding sequence ATGTTCGATCACGTCTCGATTGGCGTCAAAAGCCTGGAAAGATCCCAGCAATTCTACGATGCCGCAATAGCGCCTCTTGGCTATGAGCGGCTGACGAATTTCGACGGAACGGTCGGGTACGGTGCGGAACGGGCGCAATTCTGGGTCAGCCAGGTGGAACGTCCCGTCCCGGCGGATCGTGACTCCGGCCTGCATTTCTGCTTCGTCGCACCCAGCCGGGAATCCGTCGACGCCTTCCACGCCGCCGCTCTCGCGCAAGGCGGCGAAGACAATGGCAAACCGGGCATCCGCCCGGACTATAGCCAGTTCTACTATGCCGCCTTCGTCATCGACCCGGACGGCTACCGTCTCGAAGCCTATTTCCAGACAGGCGTATGA
- a CDS encoding phosphatase PAP2 family protein translates to MYDDYVAYPKRAASLSKPLASFLALFALWWLLLIFFNRFPQLDLSIARSVFTTAPCPSNDPMGKVCGMFAYDRSLLFAFARAVTLVLPYIAIIILLALPILSRKRLGPLWRTSKIDQCLAALLSLALGCGLLVNVILKGFSGRPRPRATNLFGGSLDFVQAGSFAGKCLRNCSFISGEASSAGWLLCLIPLLPPRWRLPLGVPLAVISILMPTMRVLTGAHYLSDVVLGWLSSLVIFAGALAVVEFLGSSSTGPGQKA, encoded by the coding sequence ATGTATGATGACTATGTTGCGTATCCGAAGCGCGCGGCGTCGCTCAGCAAACCCCTCGCATCGTTTCTGGCGCTATTTGCGCTCTGGTGGTTGCTACTGATTTTCTTCAATAGATTTCCCCAGCTCGACCTTTCTATCGCCCGCAGCGTCTTTACCACTGCGCCCTGCCCTTCGAACGATCCTATGGGCAAGGTCTGCGGCATGTTCGCCTACGACAGGAGTTTGCTCTTCGCTTTCGCGCGCGCCGTCACGCTCGTTCTGCCTTATATCGCAATCATCATCTTGCTCGCGCTCCCGATCTTGTCCCGGAAGCGGCTCGGCCCACTTTGGCGCACGTCGAAAATCGACCAGTGTTTAGCCGCGCTGCTATCGCTGGCGCTTGGCTGCGGCCTTCTCGTCAACGTGATCCTGAAAGGTTTCTCCGGCCGGCCGCGCCCCCGCGCTACCAATCTCTTCGGCGGCTCGCTGGATTTCGTCCAAGCGGGTTCCTTCGCCGGCAAGTGCCTGAGGAACTGTTCCTTCATCTCCGGAGAAGCGTCATCGGCCGGATGGCTTCTCTGTCTCATCCCGCTGCTGCCACCGCGCTGGCGCCTTCCGCTTGGTGTGCCACTGGCTGTCATATCGATCCTGATGCCGACCATGCGCGTCCTCACCGGCGCCCATTACCTTTCCGATGTAGTCCTTGGCTGGCTGTCGTCGTTGGTGATCTTCGCGGGCGCACTGGCCGTTGTCGAGTTCCTCGGCTCCTCTTCAACCGGCCCTGGGCAAAAGGCGTGA
- a CDS encoding response regulator, whose amino-acid sequence MRVLLVEDNATIGNAVQDHLFAEGFVVDWSMDLGAAKTAVARGHYDVILLDLRLPDGSGLDLLTSMGAQIGATPVIILSAYDQISDQMAGLSIGAVDYLVKPFGLAELTARIRRAVTSSGAGKSRGGRSRLLPRAG is encoded by the coding sequence GTGCGGGTTTTACTGGTCGAGGACAACGCCACTATAGGCAACGCCGTGCAGGATCATCTGTTCGCGGAGGGTTTTGTGGTCGACTGGTCGATGGACCTTGGAGCGGCGAAGACGGCGGTTGCCAGAGGCCATTATGATGTGATTCTTCTCGATTTGCGGCTACCGGATGGCAGCGGCCTGGACCTGCTGACATCCATGGGGGCACAGATCGGAGCGACCCCGGTGATCATCCTCTCCGCCTATGACCAGATTTCGGATCAGATGGCCGGGTTGAGCATCGGGGCGGTTGATTATCTCGTCAAACCTTTCGGGCTTGCCGAACTGACGGCCCGAATCCGCAGGGCGGTAACGTCCTCGGGCGCTGGAAAATCGAGAGGCGGCAGGTCACGCCTTTTGCCCAGGGCCGGTTGA
- a CDS encoding phosphoethanolamine transferase, with protein sequence MVSRSNSLSHILRAVLYGFPALFRGMPWRKPLNNKNTQSGGRSVRPAIGSVTLCLIASLYILLVTNRMFWTKAYGYFLVEPAAFAGFVVGISAVIMALFTLFSAKYITKPILIFFVLVASVSSWFNDQFGVIIDKEMIRNAAVSTGAEAGHLITARFVTHVLLTGVLPSLVIASVRIVHRPILKKLAYNTAVILSCVAIFMVAGISFYKTYAGVGRAHRDLLDTLNPVMPINSAVRYVIDSGRNANVVAKPLGMDARRVGAVDNGKPRVTIIVAGETARAQNFSLGGYGKMTNPELAKQNIVYFPDTTSCGTATATSIPCLFSVYTRQQYSHRKGLETENLLDVLTHAKVDVTWLDNDTGSYNVTDRVPYTYLPTSADPRFCKEGECLDAILVDKVDNWLDNIKGDSVLVLHQLGSHGPAYYQRYPEEFRRFTPDCRANDFGKCSQEQINNAYDNTILYTDHIVSAVIDKLKQRSATVSGAVMYFSDHGESLGENGIYLHGAPYFIAPSEQTQVPFLVWMADDLAKTGGYDMSCVAKQAAAGSHSHDNIFHSVLGMMDIATKVYDPSLDVFAACRLPANKLAQLN encoded by the coding sequence ATGGTCTCGCGCTCAAACAGTCTGAGCCACATCCTGCGCGCTGTGTTGTACGGCTTTCCCGCTCTGTTCAGGGGAATGCCCTGGAGAAAACCATTGAACAATAAAAACACTCAGTCTGGCGGACGAAGCGTCCGACCAGCCATCGGCAGCGTCACCCTTTGCCTTATAGCTAGCCTTTATATCCTTCTTGTGACGAACCGGATGTTCTGGACCAAGGCTTACGGCTATTTCCTGGTCGAGCCTGCCGCCTTCGCCGGCTTCGTCGTCGGCATATCGGCCGTCATCATGGCGCTCTTCACGCTTTTCTCCGCCAAATACATCACCAAGCCGATCCTTATTTTCTTCGTTCTCGTGGCGTCGGTGTCCTCGTGGTTCAACGACCAGTTCGGCGTGATCATCGACAAGGAAATGATCCGCAACGCGGCGGTATCGACGGGTGCCGAGGCTGGCCACCTGATTACGGCGCGTTTTGTGACGCATGTGCTGCTGACCGGTGTTCTTCCGTCGCTGGTGATCGCGTCCGTACGCATCGTCCATCGCCCCATTCTCAAGAAGCTTGCCTATAACACTGCCGTCATTCTTTCCTGCGTCGCGATCTTCATGGTCGCCGGTATCAGCTTCTACAAAACCTATGCCGGCGTCGGCCGGGCACATCGCGACCTCCTGGATACGCTCAATCCGGTGATGCCGATCAACAGCGCGGTTCGCTACGTCATCGATTCTGGCCGGAACGCAAACGTCGTTGCAAAGCCTCTAGGCATGGACGCCCGCAGGGTTGGCGCCGTCGACAACGGCAAGCCGCGCGTGACGATCATCGTCGCCGGCGAAACGGCCCGCGCCCAGAATTTCTCGCTTGGCGGCTATGGCAAAATGACCAATCCCGAGCTGGCGAAACAGAACATCGTCTATTTTCCCGACACCACCAGCTGCGGAACGGCAACGGCGACATCGATCCCCTGCCTGTTCTCCGTCTATACGCGGCAGCAATACAGTCATCGCAAGGGTCTGGAAACGGAGAACCTGCTCGATGTGCTGACCCATGCCAAGGTCGATGTGACCTGGCTGGACAATGACACCGGCAGCTACAACGTCACCGACCGCGTTCCCTACACCTACCTGCCGACATCGGCCGATCCCCGCTTCTGCAAGGAAGGCGAATGTCTGGACGCGATTCTGGTCGATAAGGTCGACAATTGGCTCGACAACATCAAGGGAGACAGCGTCCTCGTACTGCACCAGCTTGGTAGCCACGGCCCGGCCTACTACCAGCGTTATCCCGAAGAGTTTCGCCGCTTCACACCCGATTGCCGAGCCAATGATTTCGGCAAATGCTCGCAGGAACAGATCAACAATGCCTATGACAATACGATCCTCTACACGGATCACATCGTCTCGGCGGTCATCGATAAGCTAAAGCAACGCTCGGCGACAGTATCGGGAGCCGTCATGTATTTCTCCGATCACGGCGAGTCACTCGGCGAGAACGGCATCTACCTGCATGGAGCGCCGTATTTCATCGCGCCATCGGAGCAAACGCAGGTGCCGTTCCTTGTGTGGATGGCCGACGATCTGGCGAAAACCGGTGGCTATGACATGAGCTGCGTTGCAAAGCAGGCGGCCGCCGGCTCCCACTCGCACGACAATATCTTCCACAGCGTCCTCGGGATGATGGACATAGCGACCAAAGTCTACGACCCCAGCCTCGACGTGTTCGCCGCTTGCCGCCTTCCGGCGAACAAGTTGGCGCAACTGAATTGA
- a CDS encoding LLM class flavin-dependent oxidoreductase yields MTASTIEFGLDTFGDITHDESGKPDSHAQVIRNVIEEGVLADQLGIDFFGIGEHHREDFAVSSPETVLAAIAGRTSHIHLGSAVTVLSSDDPIRVFQRFSSLDAASNGRAEVILGRGSFTESFPLFGFELSQYEKLFEEKLDLFAALLTNEPVTWTGSIRPPLDKQRVFPTIEKGHLKTWIGVGGSPASVVRAAQYNLPLMLAIIGGSPYRFQPYIDLYHKAFAQLGGTAQPIGIHSPGYIADTDDQAREELWPCYKVMRDRIGRERGWPPVTRSEFEDEIEHGSLYVGSPETVAAKLTPVIKTLGINRFQLKYSTGTLSHQKLMRCIELYGREVIPAVRAGLE; encoded by the coding sequence ATGACGGCAAGCACCATCGAATTCGGGCTCGATACATTCGGCGACATCACCCACGACGAAAGCGGAAAGCCTGACTCTCACGCGCAGGTCATCCGCAACGTCATCGAGGAAGGCGTGCTCGCGGACCAGCTTGGGATCGATTTCTTCGGGATCGGCGAGCATCACCGCGAGGATTTTGCTGTCTCTTCACCAGAGACCGTACTTGCCGCCATCGCGGGCCGCACCTCGCATATCCATTTGGGATCGGCGGTCACGGTTCTCAGCTCCGATGATCCCATCCGCGTCTTTCAGCGTTTTTCGAGCCTGGACGCCGCTTCGAATGGACGCGCTGAGGTGATCCTCGGCCGTGGATCCTTCACCGAATCCTTCCCCCTCTTCGGCTTCGAGCTCTCGCAATATGAAAAGCTCTTTGAGGAAAAGCTCGATCTTTTCGCCGCACTGCTCACCAACGAACCAGTGACCTGGACAGGCAGTATCCGCCCGCCGCTCGACAAGCAACGGGTCTTCCCGACGATCGAGAAGGGTCACCTGAAGACGTGGATCGGCGTCGGCGGCAGCCCGGCGTCGGTCGTGCGCGCCGCGCAATATAATTTGCCGCTGATGCTGGCGATCATCGGCGGCAGCCCCTATCGCTTCCAGCCTTACATAGATCTCTATCACAAGGCATTCGCGCAGTTGGGCGGCACGGCCCAGCCGATCGGCATCCATTCGCCCGGCTATATCGCCGATACGGACGATCAGGCCCGCGAAGAACTGTGGCCCTGCTACAAGGTGATGCGCGACCGCATCGGCCGCGAGCGCGGCTGGCCGCCGGTGACGCGCAGCGAATTCGAAGACGAGATCGAACACGGCTCGCTCTATGTCGGCTCACCCGAAACGGTCGCCGCTAAGCTCACGCCGGTGATCAAGACGCTCGGCATCAACCGCTTTCAGTTGAAGTACAGCACCGGCACGCTTAGCCACCAGAAACTGATGCGCTGCATTGAGCTTTACGGCCGGGAAGTCATCCCTGCGGTGCGGGCGGGACTGGAGTAG